A genomic segment from Phragmites australis chromosome 6, lpPhrAust1.1, whole genome shotgun sequence encodes:
- the LOC133922282 gene encoding probable lactoylglutathione lyase, chloroplastic — protein MRALPMAACAAAPVPRRSLLLSTAAAGAALHSEQLARTRAVRLAKNASGAAVKIRASADAAQAATFPGTEEAFAWAKKDNRRLLHVVYRVGDLDRTIKFYTECLGMKLLRKRDIPEEKYTNAFLGYGPEDSHFVIELTYNYGVDKYDIGAGFGHFGIAVDDVAKTVELIRAKGGKVTREPGPVKGGKTVIAFVEDPDGYKFEILERPGTPEPLCQVMLRVGDLDRAISFYEKACGMELLRKRDNPDYKYTVAMMGYGPEDKNAVLELTYNYGVTEYDKGNAYGQIAIGTDDVYKTAEVVKLFGGQVVREPGPLPGISTKITSILDPDGWKSVFVDNIDFAKELE, from the exons ATGAGGGCTCTTCCCATGGCCGCCTGCGCCGCCGCGCCCGTCCCCCGGAGGTCGCTGCtcctctccaccgccgccgcag GAGCGGCGCTGCACTCCGAGCAGCTAGCTCGGACCAGGGCGGTGAGGCTGGCTAAGAACGCGAGCGGCGCGGCGGTGAAGATCCGGGCCTCGGCGGACGCCGCGCAGGCGGCCACcttccccggcacagaggaggCCTTCGCGTGGGCAAAGAAGGACAACCGGCGGCTGCTCCACGTCGTCTACCGCGTCGGCGATCTCGACAGAACGATCAA GTTCTACACCGAGTGTCTCGGGATGAAGCTGCTGAGGAAGCGCGACATACCTGAGGAGAAATACACCAATGCTTTCCTTGGATACGGGCCCGAGGACTCGCATTTCGTCATCGAGCTCACATACA ATTACGGGGTCGATAAGTATGATATTGGAGCAGGTTTTGGCCATTTTGGTATCGCGGTCGATGAT GTGGCAAAGACAGTTGAGCTCATCAGAGCAAAGGGAGGCAAGGTGACCAGGGAGCCTGGCCCCGTCAAGGGCGGCAAGACCGTGATTGCCTTCGTCGAGGATCCTGACGGCTACAAGTTTGAGATCCTTGAGAGGCCAGGGACTCCAGAGCCACTGTGCCAGGTGATGCTCCGAGTCGGCGACCTCGACCGAGCCATAAGCTTCTATGAGAAG GCATGTGGCATGGAGCTGCTACGGAAGCGAGATAACCCTGACTACAAG TACACGGTGGCAATGATGGGGTACGGGCCTGAAGACAAGAACGCAGTGCTGGAGCTGACCTACAACTATGGTGTCACCGAATATGACAAGGGAAATGCATATGGTCAG ATCGCCATAGGAACCGACGATGTCTACAAGACCGCAGAGGTTGTGAAGCTGTTTGGAGGGCAGGTGGTGCGGGAGCCAGGGCCCTTGCCGGGGATCAGTACCAAGATCACATCCATCCTGGACCCTGATGGGTGGAAATCG GTGTTTGTTGACAACATCGACTTTGCCAAGGAACTGGAGTAG